TGGTGCCGATCGTCGCGGGCCTGTTCACCGCTCACTCGCCCGGCACCCTCCCGCTCTGCGGCGCCGGCCTCGCCGTGCTGGCCATCGCCCTGGTCAGCCTCGGGGAGGGCGGCATTTCCGGGGCGGTGTCACCGCGCGTGGTGGGCATGGCCCTCTGCGCGGGCGCCCTCTTCGGTGTCTTCTTCGCCCTCCTGGGCCAGGCCGACGAGGACGCCGGAATGTGGCCGGTGCTGGCCGTGCGGGTCAGCTCGATCGGCTTCGGGGTCGCGCTGGCCGCGCGGACCGGGGTGAGCCTGCGGCTCGGGCCCCGGGTGCTGGGCTGGGCCGCGGCGGCCGGCCTGCTGGACTCCGCGGCGAACGCGCTCTACCTGGCGGCGGCGAGCCGTGGTCACCTGAGCATCGTGGCGGCGATCGCCGCGCTGTACCCGGCGAGCACCGTGCTCCTCGCCCTCGCCGTGGACCGGGAGCGTCTCCGACCGGCGCAGATCGCCGGTCTCGGTTTCGCCGCGGGAGCGCTGGTCCTGGCGAGCCTCTGAGCCCTGTCGTCGGCGCCCGCCCGTCCGTACGCTGAACCCCATGCGCGTCGCCGTCTGCCAGCTCAACGCCCGCGACGACCGGGCGGCGAACCTCGCCGCCGCCGAGGCCCTGCTGGCCCGGGCCGCGGCGGCCGGCGCCGACCTCGCCGTCCTCCCCGAGTACGTGGACTACCTCGGCCCGGCGAAGGGCATGCCGGAGCCCGAGTCGGTGGACGGCGTGGTGGGGGAGTTCTTCGCCGCCGTGGCCCGCAGGCTCGGCATCTGGGTGGTCGCCGGCTCCTTCCACGAGGCGGGTCCCGATCCGGAGCACACCTGGAACACCTTGCTGGTCTTCGACCGGGCGGGCGCCCTCGCCGCCAGCTACCGCAAGATCCACCTGTACGACGTGGAGATCCCGGGCCGGGTGTCGTACCTCGAGTCGGCGACCGTGACACCCGGGGACCAACCCGTGGTCGTCGACGTCGAGGGCCTGCGGGTGGGTCTGTCCATCTGTTACGACCTGCGCTTCCCTGAGCTGTACCGGCAGCTCGCGACCGAGGGCGGCGCGCAACTCCTCGTCGTCCCCGCGGCGTTCATGATGCACACCGGGCGGGACCACTGGGAGGTCCTGCTGCGCGCCCGGGCGATCGAGAACCAGTGCTTCGTCGCGGCCGCCGGCCAGACCGGCGACCACGAGCCGGGGCGGACCTGCTTCGGGCGCAGCATGGTGGTGGACCCGTGGGGGACGGTGCTGAGCCAGGTGCCGGACGGGCCGGGCCTCGCCGTCAGCGACCTGGACCTGGACCGGCTCCGCACGATCCGGGCGGAGTTGCCGAGCCTCGCGAACCGGCGGCTCTGAAGGCGGTCAGCTCTCGAGGAGTACGCCGACGACGGTGAACCCGGCGATCGCCGCGGCGGTGATGAGCAGCGCCGTCGTCATCCGGGAGGGGCCTCGTCGGGCGAGCCGCCCGACCGACGCCAGGACGACGAAGAGCACGAACCCGCCGATGACCAACTGCCAGAAGGGCAGCAGGAGCCCGAGCAACGCTTCCTCGGCGAGCGGGGCCGCCGGGACCCGGGACACGTCATCCATGCCAGACACTCTGGCACGGCCGGCCCGCGGATGGTCACCGCCGCAGGTCGTTGTCCGCTGTCCGGCTCGACGAACCAGTGATGGCCGTTGATTTGCCTTCTCGGGAACGTCCGCGTAACTTTCTCTCTGCACGCGGGAGGCCGGACAAACGGGCCGAGAGCGGGCACCAGGCTCGTGGCGGAGACGCCGAGCGGGACTGAGGATTCGGGCGGTGCGAGAGACTCCGAGAAACACGGAGTTGCGAACGCGAAGCCGACCGGGTAGAGTGCGAAAGCCGGCAGTGAGCCGGGCGGGTGGCCGCGAGAGCGGCGATCGGCCGGTCTGCCGTTCCCACGACAGAAACGACCGCCGGGTACGGCGTGCGTCGGCGTGGATCGGACCGAACCAAGTTGATCACCTCGGACACGAGGTTGACAGCGAAGATCGGACCGGGTAAGTTGGAGAGGTTGCCCCGGACGGGGGTTCTACGGTGTAGAGCTTCCGGATGGTGTGTGGTTGTTCTTTGAGAACTCAACAGGGTGCTTGATAAGCCAGTGCCAAATTGATTTATACCCCGGACTGGTAGTCCTTCTTCGGGAGGGTTTGCTGGTTGGGATTCCTTTGGCAACACTTTTTGTTGTCGGGACAGTTTTTCAACAAGTTTTTGTTGGAGAGTTTGATCCTGGCTCAGGACGAACGCTGGCGGCGTGCTTAACACATGCAAGTCGAGCGGAAAGGCCCTTCGGGGTACTCGAGCGGCGAACGGGTGAGTAACACGTGAGCAACCTGCCCTAGGCTTTGGGATAACCCCGGGAAACCGGGGCTAATACCGAATAGAACCTGGCCTCGCATGAGGCTGGGTGGAAAGTTTTTCGGCCTGGGATGGGCTCGCGGCCTATCAGCTTGTTGGTGGGGTGATGGCCTACCAAGGCGACGACGGGTAGCCGGCCTGAGAGGGCGACCGGCCACACTGGGACTGAGACACGGCCCAGACTCCTACGGGAGGCAGCAGTGGGGAATATTGCACAATGGGCGGAAGCCTGATGCAGCGACGCCGCGTGAGGGATGACGGCCTTCGGGTTGTAAACCTCTTTCAGCAGGGACGAAGCGTAAGTGACGGTACCTGCAGAAGAAGCGCCGGCCAACTACGTGCCAGCAGCCGCGGTAAGACGTAGGGCGCGAGCGTTGTCCGGATTTATTGGGCGTAAAGAGCTCGTAGGCGGCTTGTCGCGTCGACTGTGAAAACCCGCAGCTCAACTGCGGGCCTGCAGTCGATACGGGCAGGCTAGAGTTCGGTAGGGGAGACTGGAATTCCTGGTGTAGCGGTGAAATGCGCAGATATCAGGAGGAACACCGGTGGCGAAGGCGGGTCTCTGGGCCGATACTGACGCTGAGGAGCGAAAGCGTGGGGAGCGAACAGGATTAGATACCCTGGTAGTCCACGCTGTAAACGTTGGGCGCTAGGTGTGGGGGGCCTCTCCGGTTCCCTGTGCCGCAGCTAACGCATTAAGCGCCCCGCCTGGGGAGTACGGCCGCAAGGCTAAAACTCAAAGGAATTGACGGGGGCCCGCACAAGCGGCGGAGCATGCGGATTAATTCGATGCAACGCGAAGAACCTTACCTGGGTTTGACATGGCCGCAAAACCGGCAGAGATGTCGGGTCCTTCGGGGGCGGTCACAGGTGGTGCATGGCTGTCGTCAGCTCGTGTCGTGAGATGTTGGGTTAAGTCCCGCAACGAGCGCAACCCTCGTTCGATGTTGCCAGCGCGTTATGGCGGGGACTCATCGAAGACTGCCGGGGTCAACTCGGAGGAAGGTGGGGATGACGTCAAGTCATCATGCCCCTTATGTCCAGGGCTTCACGCATGCTACAATGGCCGGTACAATGGGCTGCGATACCGTGAGGTGGAGCGAATCCCAAAAAGCCGGTCTCAGTTCGGATCGGGGTCTGCAACTCGACCCCGTGAAGTCGGAGTCGCTAGTAATCGCAGATCAGCAACGCTGCGGTGAATACGTTCCCGGGCCTTGTACACACCGCCCGTCACGTCACGAAAGTCGGCAACACCCGAAGCCGGTGGCCCAACCCCTTGTGGGAGGGAGCCGTCGAAGGTGGGGCTGGCGATTGGGACGAAGTCGTAACAAGGTAGCCGTACCGGAAGGTGCGGCTGGATCACCTCCTTTCTAAGGAGCACCTTCACCCGAAAGGGTGCAAGGAGCCCGCGCCATCCGAATGTGGTGGCGGGGTGCTCAATGGCGGAGACACTGGTTAGTCAGATGCCGGCAACGGTCTCGGATGTCTAGTACACGCCCTTCGGGGTGCAGGAACGGCGGAAGTGATGCGGCTGGGGTTTGGCGTAAAGCACCCTGTTGGGTCCTGAAAGAACAACCGGTGGTTGTTTCTTTCGGAGCCTTGAGCGGAGCGTGAGCTTCGCGGGCTGCCAGGCATGGCCTGGCCTCGCATACCGCCGGCGGATCGTCGGGTTTGGTGTGGGGCGGATCGGGTTGTGGGTTGGTCGTTTGTTGAG
The window above is part of the Micromonospora inositola genome. Proteins encoded here:
- a CDS encoding EamA family transporter; amino-acid sequence: MFPIVLAAVSAVAFGTADFSGGKASRRADPVSVTVVSQLLSVPLLLALVLVVPGTPHTVDLVWGLFAGVAGAAGVVLLYRALAGGMMAVVAPVTAITAALVPIVAGLFTAHSPGTLPLCGAGLAVLAIALVSLGEGGISGAVSPRVVGMALCAGALFGVFFALLGQADEDAGMWPVLAVRVSSIGFGVALAARTGVSLRLGPRVLGWAAAAGLLDSAANALYLAAASRGHLSIVAAIAALYPASTVLLALAVDRERLRPAQIAGLGFAAGALVLASL
- a CDS encoding carbon-nitrogen hydrolase family protein, with the translated sequence MRVAVCQLNARDDRAANLAAAEALLARAAAAGADLAVLPEYVDYLGPAKGMPEPESVDGVVGEFFAAVARRLGIWVVAGSFHEAGPDPEHTWNTLLVFDRAGALAASYRKIHLYDVEIPGRVSYLESATVTPGDQPVVVDVEGLRVGLSICYDLRFPELYRQLATEGGAQLLVVPAAFMMHTGRDHWEVLLRARAIENQCFVAAAGQTGDHEPGRTCFGRSMVVDPWGTVLSQVPDGPGLAVSDLDLDRLRTIRAELPSLANRRL